The Oncorhynchus tshawytscha isolate Ot180627B linkage group LG12, Otsh_v2.0, whole genome shotgun sequence genome includes a window with the following:
- the LOC112263953 gene encoding probable glutathione peroxidase 8 isoform X2 codes for MEALEVLGGYPTKPLNPRARMVRVLLSMTVCMGCLLMLHSFLKISKSRKPQDFYSFEVKDAKGRSVSLERYRGKELHRELGTSHFNVLAFPCGQFGETEMGASRDIEAYAKNTYGVTFTIFSKVKIMGSEAEPAFKFITDSVKKVPKWNFWKFLVNPEGQVVRFWKAEEPVDSIRQEAVTMVRQIILKKRTEL; via the exons ATGGAGGCGCTGGAGGTTTTGGGGGGCTACCCGACCAAGCCCTTAAACCCGAGAGCCCGAATGGTCAGGGTCCTACTGAGTATGACGGTGTGCATGGGATGTTTATTAATGCTACATAGTTTTCTCAAAATCTCCAAGTCCAGGAAGCCGCAAGATTTCTATTCTTTTGAGGTGAAGGACGCCAAAGGGAGAAGCGTTTCTTTGGAGAGATACCGAGGCAAA GAGCTGCACCGGGAATTGGGTACGTCCCATTTCAACGTCCTGGCTTTTCCCTGCGGCCAGTTCGGGGAGACCGAGATGGGGGCCAGCCGGGACATCGAGGCCTACGCCAAGAACACCTATGGCGTCACCTTCACCATCTTCAGTAAGGTCAAAATCATGGGGTCGGAGGCGGAGCCAGCCTTCAAATTCATAACAG ATTCTGTGAAGAAGGTTCCGAAGTGGAACTTCTGGAAGTTCCTGGTGAACCCTGAAGGCCAGGTGGTGAGGTTCTGGAAGGCAGAGGAGCCCGTCGACAGCATTCGTCAGGAGGCCGTAACCATGGTGCGTCAGATTATTCTAAAGAAAAGGACAGAGCTCTGA
- the LOC112263953 gene encoding probable glutathione peroxidase 8 isoform X1 — protein MEALEVLGGYPTKPLNPRARMVRVLLSMTVCMGCLLMLHSFLKISKSRKPQDFYSFEVKDAKGRSVSLERYRGKASLVVNVASHSEHTEMNYRSLQELHRELGTSHFNVLAFPCGQFGETEMGASRDIEAYAKNTYGVTFTIFSKVKIMGSEAEPAFKFITDSVKKVPKWNFWKFLVNPEGQVVRFWKAEEPVDSIRQEAVTMVRQIILKKRTEL, from the exons ATGGAGGCGCTGGAGGTTTTGGGGGGCTACCCGACCAAGCCCTTAAACCCGAGAGCCCGAATGGTCAGGGTCCTACTGAGTATGACGGTGTGCATGGGATGTTTATTAATGCTACATAGTTTTCTCAAAATCTCCAAGTCCAGGAAGCCGCAAGATTTCTATTCTTTTGAGGTGAAGGACGCCAAAGGGAGAAGCGTTTCTTTGGAGAGATACCGAGGCAAA GCGTCTCTGGTTGTCAACGTGGCGAGCCACAGCGAACACACTGAGATGAACTATCGCTCTCTGCAGGAGCTGCACCGGGAATTGGGTACGTCCCATTTCAACGTCCTGGCTTTTCCCTGCGGCCAGTTCGGGGAGACCGAGATGGGGGCCAGCCGGGACATCGAGGCCTACGCCAAGAACACCTATGGCGTCACCTTCACCATCTTCAGTAAGGTCAAAATCATGGGGTCGGAGGCGGAGCCAGCCTTCAAATTCATAACAG ATTCTGTGAAGAAGGTTCCGAAGTGGAACTTCTGGAAGTTCCTGGTGAACCCTGAAGGCCAGGTGGTGAGGTTCTGGAAGGCAGAGGAGCCCGTCGACAGCATTCGTCAGGAGGCCGTAACCATGGTGCGTCAGATTATTCTAAAGAAAAGGACAGAGCTCTGA